ACCCACGTGAGTTCCGCGTCGAGGCCGTCGTCGACCGCGCGGTAGAACGTCGACTCGGCCTCGTCCCACGGGAGCGTCCCGAGGGGGTGGTCGGTCGTGACGAGCCCATGGAGCAAGCCGACGACGAGCGCGAACAGCGACACGGTCTCCCCGATCGTGGGCTGGGTCGGGAGGGGTCGGTACTCGATTCGGACGGAGGCCCGGAGGTCATCGCCGTCGGCCCCGCGCGGGATCTGTCCGCCGATCACCGCCCGGACCCACCGCCAGTACGTCCCGCGCTTGTGGCTCAACTCGGGGTAGGGGTCGGGGTACTCCTCGTCGGGGTCGGGGTCGTCGAGGAACGGGGCGTACGTCTCGTCGGCCACCAGCCGCGTCACGACCTCTTCGAGCGTCTCGATGTCCGGGGGGACGCGGACCTTGCCCGCGCCGGGCGGTGCGGCGGCGTTCATCGATCCCTCGAACACCGCCACTCTGAGTTCGTGCGGCGTCTCGTCGACGATCCGTTCGGCGTCTCCGTCGTGTGCGTCGTAGAGGTCGGCGGGCAGGAACGGGGAGTTCGTCGCCAGCGCGAGCACGGGCCCGAGCGTCCGGATGGCCGCGTTGAAGTACGCCGGAAACGACTCGCCGGAGGGCACCTGCAGGTGCGGCTGCATCGACGTCGCGAGTGACTCGACGAGGATCGACGGGAAGTCGTGGTCGACGCCGGGGACGCTGATGTTCACCGCGCCGCCGGCCCGCCGGAGCGTCTCGTTGTCCAGCGCGTGGTACCGCGCGTCGGTCCGCATGTTCCGTGCGACCGTCACGCCGTCGCGTTCGTCGGCCCCGCCGAGATACGCCGCGGTCCCCTCCCGCGGGGGGACGGTCCACATCGCGTCGAGGACGAGCCCGCCGCCGCGTGCCGCCAGGGAGTCACGCGTCCGCTCGAACTGTTCGCGGAGCGAGTCGTCCTGCCGTCGGAGGCCCGTCTCCGTCAGCCGGTCCGGATCGGTGTGCAGTTCGACGTTGTGGACGCCGAGTTCCTTCCCGCACCCGGCCTCCTCGAACACCGCTTGGGGCACTGCCATCGGTCGCCCGTCGCCGTCGACGGCGTACGCCTCCAGTTCGAGCCCGACGGCGTAATCGCCGGTGTCGATCCGCCCGGTCCGACAGTCGCGCGCCAGTCGGAGCGCCTGGTCTGCCACCCGGCGGTCGAACTCCACCCGCGTGTCCGACGCGAGCGACCGACGGACCGTCTCGACGAGGTCGTCCGTCGCCGCCGTCGCCTCCCGCGTCGCGCCGTCGCCGCCTCGTTCCCTCTCGGTCACCGCGTCGCCGCCACCGTCGCCGCCTCCGGCCGGGTCACGTGTCATCTGCTCGTCCGCTCAGGCGTCGTCCTCGTTCTTCAGTTCCTCGAGTTCAGCCTCGACGGCGGGATCGTCGGCCGCGGTGTCGGCCTCCGTCTCGGTCTCGCCTTCGGTCTCGGCTTCGGTCTCCTCGCCCGGCGAGGACTTCCCGAGTTCGGCCTTCAGCGTCTCCAGCTCGGTGTCGACCTCGCTGGAGGTGCGGCCGGCCTGCAGTTCGCGGTCGATCGAGTCCTTGTCGGAGAGCGCGTCCTCGAACGCGCCGGTGTCCTCGAGTTCGTCCATCGCCGCCGCCCGCGCCTCCATCTCGTCGGTCCGTTCCTCGGCGCGCTCGATAGCGCGGCCCACGTCGGCCATCTCGTCGCCCGCCCCGGTCATCGCCTCCGACACCCGCGAGGAGGCCTCGGCGGCATCGTAGCGAGCCTTCATCGTCTCCTTCTTGGTCCGGAACTCCTCGATGCGCGACTGGAGCTTGTCCTTCTTCTCGACGAGGCCGTCCTGTGTCTCCTGCAGGCCGGCGATCTGCGTCTCCAACTCCTCGATCTGCTCCATCTTCGACTGCTTCTTCTCTAAGGCCTTCCGGGCGAGGTCCTCCCTGTCTTGGCGGAC
This Salinigranum marinum DNA region includes the following protein-coding sequences:
- a CDS encoding PspA/IM30 family protein; this translates as MGILSRTSYVIRSKLNAILNRAEDPSETLDYSYEKMRDELQQVKQGIADLTTQKKRLEIQKRRLEENVEKHNEQAREAVRQDREDLARKALEKKQSKMEQIEELETQIAGLQETQDGLVEKKDKLQSRIEEFRTKKETMKARYDAAEASSRVSEAMTGAGDEMADVGRAIERAEERTDEMEARAAAMDELEDTGAFEDALSDKDSIDRELQAGRTSSEVDTELETLKAELGKSSPGEETEAETEGETETEADTAADDPAVEAELEELKNEDDA